The nucleotide sequence AAGGAGAAAGTTTATTTTTAGTAGAAACAGATAAAGTAAATGCCGAAATACCCTCACCTGCTAATGGTATAATTGCTGCTATTAATTTTGAGATAAATGACATTATCAATGTAGGGGATGTAGTCGTTGTTATAGATGATGATACCGCTAATGTTACTGAGACGGTAAAAGGAGTAGCAGAGGAAGAAAAAGGAGCAAGTGTTGTAGGTGAAGTGACTATTTCTAATGAATTAATTCCTAGTTTCCACACAAAAGAAGTGGAAGAGAAAATAATTAGGAGAAAATCTTTAGCAACCCCAGTAGCCAGAAGAATGGCGAAAGATTTAGAGGTAGATATAAACGAAGTTAGAGGCAGTGGATTAAATGGCAGAGTAATGAAAGAGGATATTCAAAAGTTTTATAATTTAAACAACAAGGTAGAAGTAGTTAAAGCAGAAGTCACAAAATCAATAGTTTCAGAAAATTATGATGACATCAGGAAAGAGATGTCAGAAGTGAGGAAAGCTATCTCTAAAGCTACAAGCATTTCAAAAAAAGAAATCCCTCATACTACTCTATTTGATGATATAGATTTAGAAAAATTGGTAAAATTAAAGGCCGAATTATCAGAAGAGGTAGGGATTAA is from Psychrilyobacter atlanticus DSM 19335 and encodes:
- a CDS encoding dihydrolipoamide acetyltransferase family protein; translation: MFEFKFADIGEGIHQGKVIDCFFKVGDTVEEGESLFLVETDKVNAEIPSPANGIIAAINFEINDIINVGDVVVVIDDDTANVTETVKGVAEEEKGASVVGEVTISNELIPSFHTKEVEEKIIRRKSLATPVARRMAKDLEVDINEVRGSGLNGRVMKEDIQKFYNLNNKVEVVKAEVTKSIVSENYDDIRKEMSEVRKAISKATSISKKEIPHTTLFDDIDLEKLVKLKAELSEEVGIKLTYMPFIMKAVYLGIKKYPIFNSIIDGEGIIYKKQVNLGVAVDTDYGLVVPVLKDLSSLSIIEISEKLKDLGNRAKDKKLSIEDITGGTFTVSNFGKFAKAGTPIIKYPEVAILGVGRVNRQAVIVDSEIQVRSILPISLSVDHRIIDGADGGRFVEEIRSYLENPKLLLLS